Part of the Paracoccus sp. MC1862 genome, CCGATCCAGGAATGCGACAGGGCCTCGCGGATAAGCCAGCGGCGGCTTTGCCCTTCCCTACGATGGGGCGGGGAACCTGTCCAGCGGCTTCTGAGCGGCCGCGCCGTTCCCGGCCAACAGCCGTCCTGCCTGGCCGCAGTGATCGCAGCCCCGCATTGAACCGGCTGGCTCCCTAGGCGTCGGGAGGGGCGCCATCGGTGGGCCGGGCCGGGGCCATGCTGCCGGCGAGATGACTTTCCACGGTTGCGACGAGTTCTGACAGCGAAAAGGGCTTCGGCAGGAACAGGGCGTTGGGAATGGCCATGTTGTTGTCCGACAGGGTCGCGTCCATGTAGCCCGACATGAAGATCACCCGCGTGCCCTCGCGCGCCTGCAGGGCCATACGGACCCAGCCGGGGCCGTCAAGGCCCGGCATGACCACGTCGGTGAGGAAGATGTCCACCCGCAGCGCCGCATCCGACAGGATCTGAAGCGCCCGTTCTCCGCTGTCCGCCTCGATCACGTCAAAGCCGTGCAGCCGCAGGGCGCGCGCCGCGAAGGCGCGCACCGGGGCCTCGTCCTCGACCAGCAGCACGGTGCGGCGGTGGTCCTCGCCGCTGCGCGGGGACGCCGGGCTTGCCGCGGCCGGCGCGGGCCTTTCCGCCGGACGCGGCCGCTGGGCCGGGAAATACAGCGCAAAGATCGTGCCTTCGCCCGGAGTGCTTGTGCAGAAGATGTATCCGCCGGTCTGCTTGACGATGCCATAGACGGTCGAAAGGCCAAGGCCAGTGCCCTCGCCCTGTTTCTTGGTCGTGAAGAAGGGGTCGAAGATCTTGTCCAGCGTCTCGGGCGGGATGCCGCAGCCCTGGTCCGAGACGGTGATGCGGACATACTCGCCCTGGGGGATGCTGGCCCCTTCCAGCGTCAGCCCGGTGCGGAGCCTGACGTTCTCGCTGCGGATCGCGATCTCGCCGCCCTTCGGCATGGCATCCCGGGCGTTCACGGCGAGGTTGATCAGCACCTGTTCGAACTGCCGCCCGTCGGCCCGGATCGGCCGCAGCGAGGGGTCGTTGGTGACGGTGACGATGATCCGCTCTCCGACCAGGCGGTTGAGCAGGTGGCTGAGGTCCGACAGGACATGGCGCAGGTCGATGATCTCGGGGCTGAGCGTCTGCTTGCGCGAGAAGGCGAGCAACTGCCGCACCAGCGCCGCCGCGCGGTTGGCGTTCTGCGAGATCTGGTGCAGGTCGGCGTAATCGGGATCGGTGTTGTCGCGCCGCAGCATCAACAGGTCGCAATGGCCGGTGATCGCGGTCAGAAGGTTGTTGAAGTCATGCGCGATGCCGCCGGCAAGCTGGCCGATGGCCTGCATCTTCTGGCTTTGCACGAACTGCGCTTCCAGCGTCTTGAGCGCGCTCACGTCCGTCAGCACCGCGACGATCCGGTCGATGCCGGGGCTGGAGGCAAGCGTCACCTGCAGCGCGCGTTCGACATCGCCGGTGCGGGTCTGCAGCACCTCGCCGCGCCCGGTGTCGCGGCCCTCGCGGACCTCGGCCAGCCAGTCCCCCAAGGGACGGCCGGGCCCCTCCAGCAGGTCCCCGAGAAAGGTTCCGGGGGCGATCGGACCCAGCAGCGCCTCGGCCGCCAGATTGGTGGTCAGCACATGGCCATCCGGGTCGAGGTCGAGGAGGGCAATGGGCACCGTGCGGTAATCGAGGCCGATGCCCGCAGCCGTCGCGGCAGGTTCGGGTTGCGGCGTCTCGATGCGCCAGAACTGCAGCGTGCTGTCGGGAATGCGCCGCGCGTCCAGGATCAAGCCATCGCCAAGTGGCAGTTGCACGGGCCTGCCGTCGGCGACGCGCGCCAGCAGCGCCGCCGCAGCCGCCGCGGGGTTCGCGCGGTGGCCGGCCAGCAGCGCCGCCGCATCGCGCCCCGTCAGGTCCCGCAGCCGTCCGGCCGGTGCTGACTGGCCCCGGATCGCGCCCTCGGAATCGACGATCCAAGCGCAGCCCGGCTCGTCCGCAAGGGTGACACGCGCCGCCCGGACCTGCCGGGCGACCGAAAGCTGATCCAGCAGCCGCCGCCCCGCGATCATCCCGCCCAGAAGATACCAGGCGACTGCCACCGTGCCTGCAATCACGAGAACGCGCGGGGGCACCGCCGCCGGCGCCAGCGCCAGCCACAGCGCCCCGAGCACCACCGGCAGCATCAGGACCGGCACCGCCGCCAGCCTGCCCGAGGACAAAAGCCCGCCCTGCTTCATTCCCGCCTCGTCACCCGATTCGCGCCCGACCATAGCGGGCCGGAGGTTAACCGTCGTTTAACAGACAAGCAGCGCGTGGAAGAAACCGTCGCTTGCGGAAATCGGCGTCAGGGTCGCCGCGCGCCTGAGCGTGAAATCAGGATGCGTTTCAAGGAAACGCGCGACTTGATCCTCGTTCTCGCGGGCGAAAAGCGAGCAGGTCATGTAGGCCAGCATCCCGCCCGGCCGCACATGACGCGCGGCGCGGTCGAGAATCGCGGCCTGCGTCTCGGCCAGCCTGTCCAGATCCGCGGGCGTCAGCCGCCATTTCGCCTCCGGCGTCCGCCGCCACGTTCCCGAGCCGGAACAGGGCACGTCCGTCAGCACGAGATCATGAAGGCCATCCGGCACCTCCGCGATCCTGACTCTCACCCCGGCGCGGGCCGCGCGGGCCGGAAGGTCGCGCATCCGTCCCAGCGCGGCGTCCCATGCCGTCACCCGCGCGCCGCGCGCCGCCAGCGCCAGCGCCTTGCCCCCGCCCCCGGCGCAGAAATCAAGCGCGGTGGTCCCTGGTGCGATCGGCAGCGCGGCGCAGGCCATCTGGGGCGACAGGTCCTGCAGCTCGACCAGCCCCTCCCTGTAGGCGGCCGAGCCCTGGATGCGCCGCTCGCCCTCCGTCGCCCGCAGGGCCGTGCCGCAGCGGGGATCGGGTTCGGCGGCGATGCCGTCGGCTGCGAGCGCTTGCCGGGCCTCGGCCGCGGTCGTCCGGGCAAGGTTCGCGCGCAGCCACACGGGCGCGCGGTCGCGCAGCGCCGCCGCGACCGGAACGAACCCGCTGCCGAGATCGGCTTTCATTGTCTCGGCGATCCAGTCGGGCAGGTCAGTCACCTCTGCTTCCGTCGGCGCCCGCCCGCCCGCCCGTTCCGCCACCGTCAGGGGTGCGGGCGCGTGGCCTTCGCCGGTGAAGATCGTGTCGGGATTGGTGCCGGTCTCGCGCAGGGCGCCGAGGACCAAGCCACGTCCGCTGTCCGCGCCTCCCAAGGCAGCACGGCTGCGCCGGCGCCGCAGCGTGTCATAGACGATGTCGCGCACCGCGGCGCGGTCGCCCGATCCGGCGAAGCGACTGGCACGGGCCCAGCGGGTCAGTTGCGCCTCGGAAGGCTCTCCCTGCAGGATCGCGTCGAGGATCTGGATGGCCGCGGCGGCGCGGGCGGCGGGGGTCATCGCCGGAACCCGGCGGGCAGGGGCGGTGGAAGGTGCATGGCGCGAGAATACCGCGCCGAAATCCGGCCACAAGCGGGCCTGCAGAAGCCACTCAACGGTTTGTTAAGATTCTTTCTGCAGAGTGCGATTCGAGGGCGGCATGTCCTTGTGGTCAGGCACCAAAATCACCAGATGGCGTGCAGAACATCAGGTGAACAAAGAATGGCTGCGCTGCATCGTTGTGCACGGTCCCGCGCTGCAATAGAGTAGGTGAAAATGTCTGGGGCGAGCATCCTGAAGATGGACGACAAACGCAGCGCGGACCGGCAGAAGGCGCTCGACAGCGCCCTTGCGCAGATCGAACGCCAGTTCGGCAAGGGCTCGATCATGAAGCTCGGCGCGGACAATCCGGTGGCCGAGATCGAGTCGACCTCGACCGGCTCGCTGGGGCTGGACATCGCGCTGGGGATTGGCGGCCTGCCCAAGGGCCGCATCATCGAAATCTTCGGGCCGGAAAGCTCGGGGAAGACCACGCTGACGCTGCATGTCGTGGCCGAGGAACAGAAGAAGGGCGGCGTCTGCGCCTTCGTGGACGCGGAACACGCGCTGGACCCGCTTTACGCCCGCAAGCTGGGCGTGAACCTGGACGAGCTGCTGATCTCGCAGCCCGACACGGGCGAGCAGGCGCTGGAGATCGTGGACACGCTGGTCCGGTCCGGCGCGGTCAGCCTGGTTGTGATCGACTCGGTCGCGGCGCTGACGCCCAAGTCCGAGATCGAGGGTGACATGGGCGACATGCAGATGGGCAGCCAGGCCCGCCTGATGAGCCAGGCGATGCGGAAGCTGACCGCCTCGATTGGCCGGTCGAACTGCATGGTGATCTTCATCAACCAGATCCGCATGAAGATCGGGGTCATGTTCGGGAACCCCGAGACGACGACGGGCGGCAATGCCCTCAAGTTCTACGCCTCGGTGCGCCTGGACATCCGCCGCACCGGCTCGATCAAGGACCGCGACGAAGTGGTGGGCAACTCGACCAAGGTGAAGGTCGTCAAGAACAAGGTCGCGCCGCCCTTCAAGCAGGTCGAGTTCGACATCATGTATGGCGAGGGGATTTCCAAGGTCGGTGAGCTGATCGATCTGGGCGTCAAGGCCGGCGTGGTGGAAAAGTCAGGCGCCTGGTATTCCCATGGCGACGAGCGGATCGGGCAGGGGCGCGAGAACGCCAAGCAGTTCCTGCGCGACAACCCGCAGGTGGCGCTGGCCATCGAGGACCGAATCCGCGCCAGTCATGGGCTGGAGTTCACCGCGACCGAGGATGGCGACGACGCGCTGACCGAGGAGTAAGCGTCAATTGACAGGACGGCCGCCCCGCAAGGCGGCCGTTTGCTTGTTCAGGGGCGCGCCGCGCGTCTTGTGTCATTCTGGACAGCGGGCGGGGGCATCGCTATCTCTGCGCGGCAGCATTTCCCCGGGATAGACGCCATGGCCAGCCTGAACGACATCCGCTCGACCTTCCTCGACTTCTTCGAACGGAACGGCCACCGGCGCGTGGACAGTTCGCCCCTCGTGCCCCGCAACGACCCCACGCTGATGTTTACGAACTCGGGGATGGTCCAGTTCAAGAACCTGTTCACGGGCCTTGAGACGCGCGACTACACCCGCGCGACCACCGCGCAGAAATGCGTGCGGGCGGGGGGCAAGCACAACGACCTCGACAACGTGGGCTACACGGCGCGGCATCATACATTCTTCGAAATGCTGGGGAATTTCAGCTTCGGCGATTATTTCAAGGAAGACGCGATCCCCTATGCCTGGGAGTTGCTGACCAGGGACTTCGGCCTGCCCAAGGACAAGCTGCTGGTCACCGTCTATCACACCGACGACGAGGCGGCGGAGATCTGGAAGAATGTGGCGGGCCTGACCGACGACCGCATCATCCGCATTCCGACCGACGACAACTTCTGGCGCATGGGCCCGACCGGACCCTGCGGCCCCTGCACGGAAATCTTCTACGACCACGGGCCGGAAATCTGGGGTGGCCCGCCCGGTTCCGCCGAGGAGGACGGCGACCGCTTCGTCGAGATCTGGAACCTTGTCTTCATGCAGTTCGAGCAGTTCGAGGACGGCTCGATGAAGCCGCTGCCGAACCCCTCGATCGACACCGGCATGGGGCTGGAACGGGTCGGCGCGCTGCTGCAGGGCAAGCACGACAACTACGACACCGACCTGATGCGGGCGCTGATCGAGGCCTCGGCCAATGTCACCAATTCGGACCCCGACGGGCCGGGCAAGGTGCATCACCGGGTGATCGCCGACCACCTGCGGTCCACCAGCTTCCTGATCGCGGATGGCGTGATGCCCTCGAACGAGGGGCGCGGCTATGTCCTGCGCCGCATCATGCGCCGTGCCATGCGCCATGCGCATATGCTGGGCGCGCAGGATCCGGTCATGCACCGGCTGGTGCCCGCGCTGGTGCAACAGATGGGCGCGGCCTACCCGGAACTGAGCCGCGGTCAGGCGATGATCGAGGAAACGCTGCGGGGCGAGGAGATGCGCTTCAAGCAGACGCTCGACCGAGGGTTGCGGCTGCTGTCGGACGAGGTCGGCCGCCTGCCCGAAGGGGCGAACCTTCCGGGCGAGACGGCCTTCAAGCTTTACGACACCTACGGCTTCCCGCTGGACCTGACGCAGGACGCGCTGCGCGAGCAGGGCCGGGGCGTCGAGGTCGCGGGCTTCGACGCCGCCATGGCCGAGCAGAAGGCCAAGGCCCGCGCCGCCTGGGCTGGCTCGGGCGAGACCAGGGACGCCGCGATCTGGTTCGACCTGGCCGAACGTCACGGCGCGACCGAGTTCCTGGGCTATGACACCCAAGCTGCCGAGGGCGCGCTTCTGGCGCTGGTGCAGGACGGTTCCGAGGTCGAGACGGCGGGCGAGGGCCAGCAGGTCCAGATCGTCGTCAACCAGTCGCCCTTCTATGCCGAGAGCGGCGGTCAGGTGGGCGACACCGGCCTCATCAAGACCGAGACCGGCGCGGCGCAGGTGACGGACACGAAGAAATCCGGCAGCCTGTTCGTCCACTTCGCGGAAGTCACACTGGGCCAGATTTCACGCGGGCAGGGGGCCACGCTGTCGGTGGACATCGACCGGCGGGGGGCGATCCAGGCCAACCACTCGGCCACGCACCTGCTGAACGAGGCGCTGCGGAATGCCTTGGGCGAGCATGTCGCGCAAAAGGGCAGCCTGAATGCCGAGGACCGGCTGCGCTTCGACTTCAGCCACGGGAAGGCGTTGACGCCCGAGGAACTGGCGCGGATCGAGGCCGAGGTGAACGCGGTCATCCGCCAGAACTCGCCTGTCGAGACGCGGGTGATGGCGCCCGACGACGCGCGCGACATGGGCGCGCAGGCGCTGTTCGGCGAGAAATACGGCGACGAGGTGCGCGTGGTCTCGATGGGCCGGCGCGAGGGCTCGGGCAAGGGGTTGAGCCGCGACATCTACTCGATCGAGCTTTGCGGCGGCACCCATGTCAGCCGCACCGGCGACATCGGTGCTTTCGTTCTGCTGGGGGACAGCGCGTCGTCTGCCGGAGTGCGGCGGGTCGAGGCGCTGACCGGCCAGGCGGCGCTGGCGCATCTGCGCGAGGCCGAGCGGCAGTTGTCCGAGATCGCGGGGCTGCTCAAGGCGCAGTCGGGCGACGTGGTGGGCCGGGTCAAGGCGCTGGCTGACGACCGCAAGGCGATGCAGAACGAGATCGCGCAACTCAAGCGCCAACTGGCGATGGGCGGCGGGTCCGAGGCCGCGCCGAAGGACATCGGCGGCGTGCAGGTGATCGCGCGGCGGGTCGAGGGCGTCTCGGGCAAGGAACTGGGCGCGCTGGCCGACCAGATGCGCTCGGGCCTTTCGACCGGGGCTGTGGTCGTCATGACCGAGGACAACGGCAAGGCCACGGTGGCGGCAACGGTGACGCCCGATCTGGCGGAGCGGGTCAGCGCGGTCTCGCTGGTGCAGGCGGCGGTCGCGGCCCTTGGCGGCAAGGGCGGCGGCGGCCGTCCCGACCGGGCGCAGGGCGGGGCACCTTCGCTCGATGCGCTCGATCAGGCCATTGCGGCGGTTGAGAAGGTGATCGCCGACGCTGCTTAACCGACAGCCTGGCGCGGATTGTGATCAACTGCCTCGCGCGAGGCCAAAGGAATCTGCTGATATTCCGCCCGGCTGCTGCTAGTTTCCCCGCAAACACCAATGCGGGGGACAAGAATGTGTCGCTGGGCGGCCTATCTCGGCAGGCCGATCTATCTTGAGGATATCGTCAGCCTTCCCGGCCATTCGCTGGTCCGGCAAAGCCATGGCGCCATCCGCTGCCAGAATCCGGTCAACGCCGACGGCTTCGGCCTCGCCTGGTATGGTGAGCGGGACGAGCCGGGGCTTTATCGCGACGTGATGCCCGCGTGGTCCGACCCGAACCTGCGCAGCCTGACCGCCACGGTGCGCTCGCATCTGTTCATGGCCCATGTCCGCGCCTCGACCGGCACCGCGACCAGCCGCAACAACTGCCACCCCTTTGCGGTCGGCCCCTGGTCCTTCATGCACAACGGCCAGTTCGGCGGCTACAACACATGGCGCCGCGCGGCCGAGGTG contains:
- a CDS encoding PAS domain-containing sensor histidine kinase, producing MVGRESGDEAGMKQGGLLSSGRLAAVPVLMLPVVLGALWLALAPAAVPPRVLVIAGTVAVAWYLLGGMIAGRRLLDQLSVARQVRAARVTLADEPGCAWIVDSEGAIRGQSAPAGRLRDLTGRDAAALLAGHRANPAAAAAALLARVADGRPVQLPLGDGLILDARRIPDSTLQFWRIETPQPEPAATAAGIGLDYRTVPIALLDLDPDGHVLTTNLAAEALLGPIAPGTFLGDLLEGPGRPLGDWLAEVREGRDTGRGEVLQTRTGDVERALQVTLASSPGIDRIVAVLTDVSALKTLEAQFVQSQKMQAIGQLAGGIAHDFNNLLTAITGHCDLLMLRRDNTDPDYADLHQISQNANRAAALVRQLLAFSRKQTLSPEIIDLRHVLSDLSHLLNRLVGERIIVTVTNDPSLRPIRADGRQFEQVLINLAVNARDAMPKGGEIAIRSENVRLRTGLTLEGASIPQGEYVRITVSDQGCGIPPETLDKIFDPFFTTKKQGEGTGLGLSTVYGIVKQTGGYIFCTSTPGEGTIFALYFPAQRPRPAERPAPAAASPASPRSGEDHRRTVLLVEDEAPVRAFAARALRLHGFDVIEADSGERALQILSDAALRVDIFLTDVVMPGLDGPGWVRMALQAREGTRVIFMSGYMDATLSDNNMAIPNALFLPKPFSLSELVATVESHLAGSMAPARPTDGAPPDA
- a CDS encoding RsmB/NOP family class I SAM-dependent RNA methyltransferase; the encoded protein is MTPAARAAAAIQILDAILQGEPSEAQLTRWARASRFAGSGDRAAVRDIVYDTLRRRRSRAALGGADSGRGLVLGALRETGTNPDTIFTGEGHAPAPLTVAERAGGRAPTEAEVTDLPDWIAETMKADLGSGFVPVAAALRDRAPVWLRANLARTTAAEARQALAADGIAAEPDPRCGTALRATEGERRIQGSAAYREGLVELQDLSPQMACAALPIAPGTTALDFCAGGGGKALALAARGARVTAWDAALGRMRDLPARAARAGVRVRIAEVPDGLHDLVLTDVPCSGSGTWRRTPEAKWRLTPADLDRLAETQAAILDRAARHVRPGGMLAYMTCSLFARENEDQVARFLETHPDFTLRRAATLTPISASDGFFHALLVC
- the recA gene encoding recombinase RecA produces the protein MSGASILKMDDKRSADRQKALDSALAQIERQFGKGSIMKLGADNPVAEIESTSTGSLGLDIALGIGGLPKGRIIEIFGPESSGKTTLTLHVVAEEQKKGGVCAFVDAEHALDPLYARKLGVNLDELLISQPDTGEQALEIVDTLVRSGAVSLVVIDSVAALTPKSEIEGDMGDMQMGSQARLMSQAMRKLTASIGRSNCMVIFINQIRMKIGVMFGNPETTTGGNALKFYASVRLDIRRTGSIKDRDEVVGNSTKVKVVKNKVAPPFKQVEFDIMYGEGISKVGELIDLGVKAGVVEKSGAWYSHGDERIGQGRENAKQFLRDNPQVALAIEDRIRASHGLEFTATEDGDDALTEE
- the alaS gene encoding alanine--tRNA ligase, whose product is MASLNDIRSTFLDFFERNGHRRVDSSPLVPRNDPTLMFTNSGMVQFKNLFTGLETRDYTRATTAQKCVRAGGKHNDLDNVGYTARHHTFFEMLGNFSFGDYFKEDAIPYAWELLTRDFGLPKDKLLVTVYHTDDEAAEIWKNVAGLTDDRIIRIPTDDNFWRMGPTGPCGPCTEIFYDHGPEIWGGPPGSAEEDGDRFVEIWNLVFMQFEQFEDGSMKPLPNPSIDTGMGLERVGALLQGKHDNYDTDLMRALIEASANVTNSDPDGPGKVHHRVIADHLRSTSFLIADGVMPSNEGRGYVLRRIMRRAMRHAHMLGAQDPVMHRLVPALVQQMGAAYPELSRGQAMIEETLRGEEMRFKQTLDRGLRLLSDEVGRLPEGANLPGETAFKLYDTYGFPLDLTQDALREQGRGVEVAGFDAAMAEQKAKARAAWAGSGETRDAAIWFDLAERHGATEFLGYDTQAAEGALLALVQDGSEVETAGEGQQVQIVVNQSPFYAESGGQVGDTGLIKTETGAAQVTDTKKSGSLFVHFAEVTLGQISRGQGATLSVDIDRRGAIQANHSATHLLNEALRNALGEHVAQKGSLNAEDRLRFDFSHGKALTPEELARIEAEVNAVIRQNSPVETRVMAPDDARDMGAQALFGEKYGDEVRVVSMGRREGSGKGLSRDIYSIELCGGTHVSRTGDIGAFVLLGDSASSAGVRRVEALTGQAALAHLREAERQLSEIAGLLKAQSGDVVGRVKALADDRKAMQNEIAQLKRQLAMGGGSEAAPKDIGGVQVIARRVEGVSGKELGALADQMRSGLSTGAVVVMTEDNGKATVAATVTPDLAERVSAVSLVQAAVAALGGKGGGGRPDRAQGGAPSLDALDQAIAAVEKVIADAA